GTTAGGGTTTCAAATACTGTTGGGCTCTATTATATTTCCTTGCTGTTTTTTGataccacaattttttttcactttttgtacTATATGACAGTTCCTATCGGAGGTCCAAAGCCTTCTTTCAAACCAGGGGTTTCTACCCCTGCTGTGAAAAATAGGCTATCAGCTTCACCGGGACCGTCTCCTATTAATCAATACAATACCCCTCCTTCATATGAGATNNNNNNNNNNNNNNNNNNNNNNNNNNNNNNNNNNNNNNNNNNNNNNNNNNNNNNNNNNNNNNNNNNNNNNNNNNNNNNNNNNNNNNNNNNNNNNNNNNNNNNNNNNNNNNNNNNNNNNNNNNNNNNNNNNNNNNNNNNNNNNNNNNNNNNNNNNNNNNNNNNNNNNNNNNNNNNNNNNNNNNNNNNNNNNNNNNNNNNNNNNNNNNNNNNNNNNNNNNNNNNNNNNNNNNNNNNNNNNNNNNNNNNNNNNNNNNNNNNNNNNNNNNNNNNNNNNNNNNNNNNNNNNNNNNNNNNNNNNNNNNNNNNNNNNNNNNNNNNNNNNNNNNNNNNNNNNNNNNNNNNNNNNNNNNNNNNNNNNNNNNNNNNNNNNNNNNNNNNNNNNNNNNNNNNNNNNNNNNNNNNNNNNNNNNNNNNNNNNNNNNNNNNNNNNNNNNNNNNNNNNNNNNNNNNNNNNNNNNNNNNNNNNNNNNNNNNNNNNNNNNNNNNNNNNNNNNNNNNNNNNNNNNNNNNNNNNNNNNNNNNNNNNNNNNNNNNNNNNNNNNNNNNNNNNNNNNNNNNNNNNNNNNNNNNNNNNNNNNNNNNNNNNNNNNNNNNNNNNNNNNNNNNNNNNNNNNNNNNNNNNNNNNNNNNNNNNNNNNNNNNNNNNNNNNNNNNNNNNNNNNNNNNNNNNNNNNNNNNNNNNNNNNNNNNNNNNNNNNNNNNNNNNNNNNNNNNNNNNNNNNNNNNNNNNNNNNNNNNNNNNNNNNNNNNNNNNNNNNNNNNNNNNNNNNNNNNNNNNNNNNNNNNNNNNNNNNNNNNNNNNNNNNNNNNNNNNNNNNNNNNNNNNNNNNNNNNNNNNNNNNNNNNNNNNNNNNNNNNNNNNNNNNNNNNNNNNNNNNNNNNNNNNNNNNNNNNNNNNNNNNNNNNNNNNNNNNNNNNNNNNNNNNNNNNNNNNNNNNNNNNNNNNNNNNNNNNNNNNNNNNNNNNNNNNNNNNNNNNNNNNNNNNNNNNNNNNNNNNNNNNNNNNNNNNNNNNNNNNNNNNNNNNNNNNNNNNNNNNNNNNNNNNNNNNNNNNNNNNNNNNNNNNNNNNNNNNNNNNNNNNNNNNNNNNNNNNNNNNNNNNNNNNNNNNNNNNNNNNNNNNNNNNNNNNNNNNNNNNNNNNNNNNNNNNNNNNNNNNNNNNNNNNNNNNNNNNNNNNNNNNNNNNNNNNNNNNNNNNNNNNNNNNNNNNNNNNNNNNNNNNNNNNNNNNNNNNNNNNNNNNNNNNNNNNNNNNNNNNNNNNNNNNNNNNNNNNNNNNNNNNNNNNNNNNNNNNNNNNNNNNNNNNNNNNNNNNNNNNNNNNNNNNNNNNNNNNNNNNNNNNNNNNNNNNNNNNNNNNNNNNNNNNNNNNNNNNNNNNNNNNNNNNNNNNNNNNNNNNNNNNNNNNNNNNNNNNNNNNNNNNNNNNNNNNNNNNNNNNNNNNNNNNNNNNNNNNNNNNNNNNNNNNNNNNNNNNNNNNNNNNNNNNNNNNNNNNNNNNNNNNNNNNNNNNNNNNNNNNNNNNNNNNNNNNNNNNNNNNNNNNNNNNNNNNNNNNNNNNNNNNNNNNNNNNNNNNNNNNNNNNNNNNNNNNNNNNNNNNNNNNNNNNNNNNNNNNNNNNNNNNNNNNNNNNNNNNNNNNNNNNNNNNNNNNNNNNNNNNNNNNNNNNNNNNNNNNNNNNNNNNNNNNNNNNNNNNNNNNNNNNNNNNNNNNNNNNNNNNNNNNNNNNNNNNNNNNNNNNNNNNNNNNNNNNNNNNNNNNNNNNNNNNNNNNNNNNNNNNNNNNNNNNNNNNNNNNNNNNNNNNNNNNNNNNNNNNNNNNNNNNNNNNNNNNNNNNNNNNNNNNNNNNNNNNNNNNNNNNNNNNNNNNNNNNNNNNNNNNNNNNNNNNNNNNNNNNNNNNNNNNNNNNNNNNNNNNNNNNNNNNNNNNNNNNNNNNNNNNNNNNNNNNNNNNNNNNNNNNNNNNNNNNNNNNNNNNNNNNNNNNNNNNNNNNNNNNNNNNNNNNNNNNNNNNNNNNNNNNNNNNNNNNNNNNNNNNNNNNNNNNNNNNNNNNNNNNNNNNNNNNNNNNNNNNNNNNNNNNNNNNNNNNNNNNNNNNNNNNNNNNNNNNNNNNNNNNNNNNNNNNNNNNNNNNNNNNNNNNNNNNNNNNNNNNNNNNNNNNNNNNNNNNNNNNNNNNNNNNNNNNNNNNNNNNNNNNNNNNNNNNNNNNNNNNNNNNNNNNNNNNNNNNNNNNNNNNNNNNNNNNNNNNNNNNNNNNNNNNNNNNNNNNNNNNNNNNNNNNNNNNNNNNNNNNNNNNNNNNNNNNNNNNNNNNNNNNNNNNNNNNNNNNNNNNNNNNNNNNNNNNNNNNNNNNNNNNNNNNNNNNNNNNNNNNNNNNNNNNNNNNNNNNNNNNNNNNNNNNNNNNNNNNNNNNNNNNNNNNNNNNNNNNNNNNNNNNNNNNNNNNNNNNNNNNNNNNNNNNNNNNNNNNNNNNNNNNNNNNNNNNNNNNNNNNNNNNNNNNNNNNNNNNNNNNNNNNNNNNNNNNNNNNNNNNNNNNNNNNNNNNNNNNNNNNNNNNNNNNNNNNNNNNNNNNNNNNNNNNNNNNNNNNNNNNNNNNNNNNNNNNNNNNNNNNNNNNNNNNNNNNNNNNNNNNNNNNNNNNNNNNNNNNNNNNNNNNNNNNNNNNNNNNNNNNNNNNNNNNNNNNNNNNNNNNNNNNNNNNNNNNNNNNNNNNNNNNNNNNNNNNNNNNNNNNNNNNNNNNNNNNNNNNNNNNNNNNNNNNNNNNNNNNNNNNNNNNNNNNNNNNNNNNNNNNNNNNNNNNNNNNNNNNNNNNNNNNNNNNNNNNNNNNNNNNNNNNNNNNNNNNNNNNNNNNNNNNNNNNNNNNNNNNNNNNNNNNNNNNNNNNNNNNNNNNNNNNNNNNNNNNNNNNNNNNNNNNNNNNNNNNNNNNNNNNNNNNNNNNNNNNNNNNNNNNNNNNNNNNNNNNNNNNNNNNNNNNNNNNNNNNNNNNNNNNNNNNNNNNNNNNNNNNNNNNNNNNNNNNNNNNNNNNNNNNNNNNNNNNNNNNNNNNNNNNNNNNNNNNNNNNNNNNNNNNNNNNNNNNNNNNNNNNNNNNNNNNNNNNNNNNNNNNNNNNNNNNNNNNNNNNNNNNNNNNNNNNNNNNNNNNNNNNNNNNNNNNNNNNNNNNNNNNNNNNNNNNNNNNNNNNNNNNNNNNNNNNNNNNNNNNNNNNNNNNNNNNNNNNNNNNNNNNNNNNNNNNNNNNNNNNNNNNNNNNNNNNNNNNNNNNNNNNNNNNNNNNNNNNNNNNNNNNNNNNNNNNNNNNNNNNNNNNNNNNNNNNNNNNNNNNNNNNNNNNNNNNNNNNNNNNNNNNNNNNNNNNNNNNNNNNNNNNNNNNNNNNNNNNNNNNNNNNNNNNNNNNNNNNNNNNNNNNNNNNNNNNNNNNNNNNNNNNNNNNNNNNNNNNNNNNNNNNNNNNNNNNNNNNNNNNNNNNNNNNNNNNNNNNNNNNNNNNNNNNNNNNNNNNNNNNNNNNNNNNNNNNNNNNNNNNNNNNNNNNNNNNNNNNNNNNNNNNNNNNNNNNNNNNNNNNNNNNNNNNNNNNNNNNNNNNNNNNNNNNNNNNNNNNNNNNNNNNNNNNNNNNNNNNNNNNNNNNNNNNNNNNNNNNNNNNNNNNNNNNNNNNNNNNNNNNNNNNNNNNNNNNNNNNNNNNNNNNNNNNNNNNNNNNNNNNNNNNNNNNNNNNNNNNNNNNNNNNNNNNNNNNNNNNNNNNNNNNNNNNNNNNNNNNNNNNNNNNNNNNNNNNNNNNNNNNNNNNNNNNNNNNNNNNNNNNNNNNNNNNNNNNNNNNNNNNNNNNNNNNNNNNNNNNNNNNNNNNNNNNNNNNNNNNNNNNNNNNNNNNNNNNNNNNNNNNNNNNNNNNNNNNNNNNNNNNNNNNNNNNNNNNNNNNNNNNNNNNNNNNNNNNNNNNNNNNNNNNNNNNNNNNNNNNNNNNNNNNNNNNNNNNNNNNNNNNNNNNNNNNNNNNNNNNNNNNNNNNNNNNNNNNNNNNNNNNNNNNNNNNNNNNNNNNNNNNNNNNNNNNNNNNNNNNNNNNNNNNNNNNNNNNNNNNNNNNNNNNNNNNNNNNNNNNNNNNNNNNNNNNNNNNNNNNNNNNNNNNNNNNNNNNNNNNNNNNNNNNNNNNNNNNNNNNNNNNNNNNNNNNNNNNNNNNNNNNNNNNNNNNNNNNNNNNNNNNNNNNNNNNNNNNNNNNNNNNNNNNNNNNNNNNNNNNNNNNNNNNNNNNNNNNNNNNNNNNNNNNNNNNNNNNNNNNNNNNNNNNNNNNNNNNNNNNNNNNNNNNNNNNNNNNNNNNNNNNNNNNNNNNNNNNNNNNNNNNNNNNNNNNNNNNNNNNNNNNNNNNNNNNNNNNNNNNNNNNNNNNNNNNNNNNNNNNNNNNNNNNNNNNNNNNNNNNNNNNNNNNNNNNNNNNNNNNNNNNNNNNNNNNNNNNNNNNNNNNNNNNNNNNNNNNNNNNNNNNNNNNNNNNNNNNNNNNNNNNNNNNNNNNNNNNNNNNNNNNNNNNNNNNNNNNNNNNNNNNNNNNNNNNNNNNNNNNNNNNNNNNNNNNNNNNNNNNNNNNNNNNNNNNNNNNNNNNNNNNNNNNNNNNNNNNNNNNNNNNNNNNNNNNNNNNNNNNNNNNNNNNNNNNNNNNNNNNNNNNNNNNNNNNNNNNNNNNNNNNNNNNNNNNNNNNNNNNNNNNNNNNNNNNNNNNNNNNNNNNNNNNNNNNNNNNNNNNNNNNNNNNNNNNNNNNNNNNNNNNNNNNNNNNNNNNNNNNNNNNNNNNNNNNNNNNNNNNNNNNNNNNNNNNNNNNNNNNNNNNNNNNNNNNNNNNNNNNNNNNNNNNNNNNNNNNNNNNNNNNNNNNNNNNNNNNNNNNNNNNNNNNNNNNNNNNNNNNNNNNNNNNNNNNNNNNNNNNNNNNNNNNNNNNNNNNNNNNNNNNNNNNNNNNNNNNNNNNNNNNNNNNNNNNNNNNNNNNNNNNNNNNNNNNNNNNNNNNNNNNNNNNNNNNNNNNNNNNNNNNNNNNNNNNNNNNNNNNNNNNNNNNNNNNNNNNNNNNNNNNNNNNNNNNNNNNNNNNNNNNNNNNNNNNNNNNNNNNNNNNNNNNNNNNNNNNNNNNNNNNNNNNNNNNNNNNNNNNNNNNNNNNNNNNNNNNNNNNNNNNNNNNNNNNNNNNNNNNNNNNNNNNNNNNNNNNNNNNNNNNNNNNNNNNNNNNNNNNNNNNNNNNNNNNNNNNNNNNNNNNNNNNNNNNNNNNNNNNNNNNNNNNNNNNNNNNNNNNNNNNNNNNNNNNNNNNNNNNNNNNNNNNNNNNNNNNNNNNNNNNNNNNNNNNNNNNNNNNNNNNNNNNNNNNNNNNNNNNNNNNNNNNNNNNNNNNNNNNNNNNNNNNNNNNNNNNNNNNNNNNNNNNNNNNNNNNNNNNNNNNNNNNNNNNNNNNNNNNNNNNNNNNNNNNNNNNNNNNNNNNNNNNNNNNNNNNNNNNNNNNNNNNNNNNNNNNNNNNNNNNNNNNNNNNNNNNNNNNNNNNNNNNNNNNNNNNNNNNNNNNNNNNNNNNNNNNNNNNNNNNNNNNNNNNNNNNNNNNNNNNNNNNNNNNNNNNNNNNNNNNNNNNNNNNNNNNNNNNNNNNNNNNNNNNNNNNNNNNNNNNNNNNNNNNNNNNNNNNNNNNNNNNNNNNNNNNNNNNNNNNNNNNNNNNNNNNNNNNNNNNNNNNNNNNNNNNNNNNNNNNNNNNNNNNNNNNNNNNNNNNNNNNNNNNNNNNNNNNNNNNNNNNNNNNNNNNNNNNNNNNNNNNNNNNNNNNNNNNNNNNNNNNNNNNNNNNNNNNNNNNNNNNNNNNNNNNNNNNNNNNNNNNNNNNNNNNNNNNNNNNNNNNNNNNNNNNNNNNNNNNNNNNNNNNNNNNNNNNNNNNNNNNNNNNNNNNNNNNNNNNNNNNNNNNNNNNNNNNNNNNNNNNNNNNNNNNNNNNNNNNNNNNNNNNNNNNNNNNNNNNNNNNNNNNNNNNNNNNNNNNNNNNNNNNNNNNNNNNNNNNNNNNNNNNNNNNNNNNNNNNNNNNNNNNNNNNNNNNNNNNNNNNNNNNNNNNNNNNNNNNNNNNNNNNNNNNNNNNNNNNNNNNNNNNNNNNNNNNNNNNNNNNNNNNNNNNNNNNNNNNNNNNNNNNNNNNNNNNNNNNNNNNNNNNNNNNNNNNNNNNNNNNNNNNNNNNNNNNNNNNNNNNNNNNNNNNNNNNNNNNNNNNNNNNNNNNNNNNNNNNNNNNNNNNNNNNNNNNNNNNNNNNNNNNNNNNNNNNNNNNNNNNNNNNNNNNNNNNNNNNNNNNNNNNNNNNNNNNNNNNNNNNNNNNNNNNNNNNNNNNNNNNNNNNNNNNNNNNNNNNNNNNNNNNNNNNNNNNNNNNNNNNNNNNNNNNNNNNNNNNNNNNNNNNNNNNNNNNNNNNNNNNNNNNNNNNNNNNNNNNNNNNNNNNNNNNNNNNNNNNNNNNNNNNNNNNNNNNNNNNNNNNNNNNNNNNNNNNNNNNNNNNNNNNNNNNNNNNNNNNNNNNNNNNNNNNNNNNNNNNNNNNNNNNNNNNNNNNNNNNNNNNNNNNNNNNNNNNNNNNNNNNNNNNNNNNNNNNNNNNNNNNNNNNNNNNNNNNNNNNNNNNNNNNNNNNNNNNNNNNNNNNNNNNNNNNNNNNNNNNNNNNNNNNNNNNNNNNNNNNNNNNNNNNNNNNNNNNNNNNNNNNNNNNNNNNNNNNNNNNNNNNNNNNNNNNNNNNNNNNNNNNNNNNNNNNNNNNNNNNNNNNNNNNNNNNNNNNNNNNNNNNNNNNNNNNNNNNNNNNNNNNNNNNNNNNNNNNNNNNNNNNNNNNNNNNNNNNNNNNNNNNNNNNNNNNNNNNNNNNNNNNNNNNNNNNNNNNNNNNNNNNNNNNNNNNNNNNNNNNNNNNNNNNNNNNNNNNNNNNNNNNNNNNNNNNNNNNNNNNNNNNNNNNNNNNNNNNNNNNNNNNNNNNNNNNNNNNNNNNNNNNNNNNNNNNNNNNNNNNNNNNNNNNNNNNNNNNNNNNNNNNNNNNNNNNNNNNNNNNNNNNNNNNNNNNNNNNNNNNNNNNNNNNNNNNNNNNNNNNNNNNNNNNNNNNNNNNNNNNNNNNNNNNNNNNNNNNNNNNNNNNNNNNNNNNNNNNNNNNNNNNNNNNNNNNNNNNNNNNNNNNNNNNNNNNNNNNNNNNNNNNNNNNNNNNNNNNNNNNNNNNNNNNNNNNNNNNNNNNNNNNNNNNNNNNNNNNNNNNCCTGGGAATCCATCATTAAAGAAGCAGTTGGCTCTTGCTGAAGGTAACTTTTTCATTCTATTATATGGTCTTCGTTTAAACAGCATCTATCTATCTTTGAATTTTGAGCTGCTAATATGTTATTGTTGTTAAACCTTGTTTGTACCTCCCACATTTTCCCTTTTCCTTTCATACTCGGTGGTTTAAGAACATGGGCGTAGATAGCCATTCTTGTTTGAAACTGAAATCCATGCTCTTAAGTTTTATTGCGTGTTCaggttctcttctcttttgggTTCAAAACCTTTGATTATCTAGCATGTGATAATGTTTGGGTATAACCAATAATATTGTAACATATTCCCTGTGCTTTCAGGAAGTCCATGGAGAATGTCAAATAAACAGAAGAAGGAACCTCCGCCTAAGAAGCGAAAAGTTGATCCACCTCCaggtatatagaaaaaaatctttGCGACGAGCTTGTGGTAACACGTTAGGGTTTCAAATACTGTTGGGCTCTATTATATTTCCTTGCTGTTTTTTGataccacaattttttttcactttttgtacTATATGACAGTTCCTATCGGAGGTCCAAAGCCTTCTTTCAAACCAGGGGTTTCTACCCCTGCTGTGAAAAATAGGCTATCAGCTTCACCGGGACCGTCTCCTATTAATCAATACAATACCCCTCCTTCATATGAGATTGGGAATATTGCTAAAACTCATGCAGCTAACGAGAATGTCACACCAGTCCAGACAAAGGGCAGAGAGAACATGCTTGCTAGCGAAAAAGAACCATCAACCTGGAAAAATAATGCATTAAGGGACACATCCGGGTGCCAAGCAACCAATGTTAATAAAGAAATTGACTTGCAGACACTGCTGGTTGATATCCTAAAAGAGGCTCCAATGAGTTTGAAGGTAATACATAGATGAAACCCCAGATATATGGCTATTTCCATTTCTAGTACGTGTTTCCTCCATGTTGATGCCACACTCTTTTCATTTCTATAGGCTTTAGAAAAAGCTGTTGGAAATAGAATCCCTAATGCCGGAAAGAAGATTGAgctaattttgaaaaaagtaagtcatgaaatttttttaataacatgtgattttgtgtgatttCGTTAGGCGCAGTATGTATTATTGTGTCCCTAATTGTTGTTGATAACCAGATCGCAAATTTCCAAGCTCCAAGGTATTTCTTAAAACCAGAAGCAGAGTTGGGAAGCTATAAAAAACACTCACCTGATAGTGGAAGGTATGTGTACCTTAAACGAATTTGAATTATCACTGCAGTACAACACtctattataaaattaaatgtggTTTATTAAATTAAGTAGGTGCATGAGGATAATGTCTAttatacaaaaagaatattGTCATGCAACATTGCTTCTTTAGTGCAGAATGAACTCTAGTTAAACCTTTAGGAGTCTATGTTAATTAGCTGAAGTTATGATCGTATTTAATATGGAATGAACTCGAGAAGCTATCAACCACACCACACCATATACATTCTCTATACTTCTACTTAtgtctttttctcttcattGCCGTATCGGGTCTTAgtacaatgtttttttcttcagttcACCTGAACACCAGCAAGTGCTACCAATCACTGAGTGCAATCGCGATCAGTTACCCGTTCCAGGGGGAAATAACATGGAGAGATTTTCTGTGTCCGAGCGAAATGGAGAAGGTTCACTAGATTGTTTACCTGTGCATCTAGCAGAGCAATTGAGTATGCAGGAAAATGTTGACATTGAGCATCATTCACCTGGCATTTTTCATGAAGAAAAGGGATCTGACAATAGAGAAGGCCAGGCTCGTAGCTCTAGTGATAGTGACAGTGATAGTGATAACAGTGACAGTGGGAGTGACAGTGGGAGTGGCAGTAAAAGTGCAGCTGGAAGTGACAGTGGGAGCAGCAGTGACAGTGAGGCTTCTTCTAACAGTAAGGACGGTTCTGATGAGGACGTGGATATCATGAGCGAAGAGCCTCTACTGACAATACAGTCCGCTGAACGGGGTGCAATTAATCTTCCAGGTCATGGTGCTAGTACTGTTGAAATCGAGGGTCATGATTCTGATGCTGTCGACATTGACGGTCATGATTCTGATGCAGTTGACATTGATGGTCATGGGTCTGATGCAGTTGATGTCGAGGGGAACAGTTCAGATGAGGGTCATGGTTCTGAAGCTGACAGAAAAAAATTCTCTGATAATAACTGGAGAACGGAAACAACAACTGGTGCCAGTCCCACTGCAAATGAAGAAGTTGGCATTTCAGGGCAGGAACATTTTGCATCTGGTCATGACAAGCTGCGAGATCGCCAAAATTTTATTGGACAGCTGTTTGATGACACAGAGAATACAACAAAGGATAACTTTAAAAATGACAAACCTGACATCTCCGAGAGACTGGCAGAAGACCAGGACCCTAAATCCCTTGATTTTGAGCACTACAGTCAGATATCATCAGCAcgggagaaaaaaataaaatcccaGAGCTGCAATCAGCTACCTGCCATAGGTAAAGATTCACAGCGTTCAGAGGTCAAGTATGATGCAGAACTCCGAAACTCTTCTGCCAGTCAAACGATAGATCCACCTAGAGGATCTCAGAAATCATTTACTGAAAAGTCGAATAGACATGGTCAAATGAAGCCTGTTGATAGTTCAGGTAAATCAAACAAGCATTCTGATGCCTTAGGAAATGTTCGTAAATCTGATGAAGAGGGCCATTTCCCGGATGAATTGCCTTCTAGTCGGTCAGGAAAGGCCTTGAGGGACAATCAAAGAGATGATGTTCATTTGAAAAATAAGTTTCCAAGGAATAAAAGAGATGGTGAGTCAGCCATTCGACCTTCATTACCTACCGAGATATCTGATAGAAAACACGGTGAACTGGATGGAAGTGACAAGGATCCCAAGACTGTTTCAGGCTTGGGCATAGGTTCTTCTCCCTTAGATAGCCAGAGAATACATGTGGAGAAATTACCTAAGGGAAACGGATCTGTCCTCCAAAAACAAGTTTCGGAATTGGAGTTGGGTGAGCTCCCTGAGCCATTGGGCGAAGATACAGCATTGAAGCCAGTCGAAGAGAAAACTTCGTTTAGGCagtcaaattcaaaaccaaGCACTTCCGAGAAATTGGGTATTGACTCGGATAAACGGAGGTCCAAAAAATCTGACTCAAAAAAGTCAGCTCCTCCACATGCTATCAACGGTATCAAAGAATTGCCCGGACACGTTGTCGAAGATTCAGAAAGATCCCAAAAGTGGGCTTTGCAGTCACATGGGCAGAACCTTACAGGTACAGATACTGATATTGGCTCACAGAATAAAAATTTAGAGGATGCAGCCTATAAATCAAGACAAAAAGATAGTAGAGCAAGAGTTGGAAGCAGTGTGGAAGGTTAtggagagacaaacaaaaaaacgccTGGTACAAAGCATGGCTCCAAACGAGCATCCACATCCCGATCATCAAGGGAGAGCAAAAGACATGCGTCTATCTCAATTTCAAATTCTATCAATGGACACAAAGATGCTTCAATACCAGGTGACAGTGTTGTCCGGGAGAAACGAATGACATCTTTCGATGAAGAAGACTCTTCTTATTTGAAATACGAGAAAGCTTCTCCTGAGCTTAAGGGACCAATTAGTGATCATTTGCAGTGAGTAAAATGAAACTTCAATGTTTGGaattctaataatttaatattacatttttgAGTAGATAACAACGTTTTTATATTTCAGGTATAAAGCCTATGTGCAGGAGTATACGGACAAATATGATAGCTACTGCTCCGTTAACAAGATATTAGAGAACCACAGGTAGCTAGATGAACTCTTCGTTCATAACTCTGATCATTTGTGTTGTCCTAGATTATcagctttttatatatatatatttatacttccATTTTTCTCAGAAATGAGTTTCAAAAGTTGGGCCAAGACCTTGGCTTTGCAAAAGGAAGGGATGTGGAGAGATATAACAAAATTGTGGAGCAGATAAAGGAATCTT
The Camelina sativa cultivar DH55 chromosome 15, Cs, whole genome shotgun sequence DNA segment above includes these coding regions:
- the LOC104746556 gene encoding dentin sialophosphoprotein-like isoform X2, with protein sequence MHGGSSKRGGGRGGGGGPSRNRNSFPPPTNRHPSPVGRMSSVGVGGSAAPRQRNNHTTTVVKAATSVPAVEETFSIVHKESPSAFGMIIRLTPDLVEEIKRVEAQGGAAKIKFDAFPNNSTGNIINVGGKEFKFTWSGERGDLCDIYEEHQSDEDGNGLLIEAGCAWRKLNVQRTLDESTTSHMKMRSVEAEQRAKSRKAIVLDPGNPSLKKQLALAEGSPWRMSNKQKKEPPPKKRKIDPPPVPIGGPKPSFKPGVSTPAVKNRLSASPGPSPINQYNTPPSYEIGNIAKTHAANENVTPVQTKGRENMLASEKEPSTWKNNALRDTSGCQATNVNKEIDLQTLLVDILKEAPMSLKALEKAVGNRIPNAGKKIELILKKIANFQAPRYFLKPEAELGSYKKHSPDSGSSPEHQQVLPITECNRDQLPVPGGNNMERFSVSERNGEGSLDCLPVHLAEQLSMQENVDIEHHSPGIFHEEKGSDNREGQARSSSDSDSDSDNSDSGSDSGSGSKSAAGSDSGSSSDSEASSNSKDGSDEDVDIMSEEPLLTIQSAERGAINLPGHGASTVEIEGHDSDAVDIDGHDSDAVDIDGHGSDAVDVEGNSSDEGHGSEADRKKFSDNNWRTETTTGASPTANEEVGISGQEHFASGHDKLRDRQNFIGQLFDDTENTTKDNFKNDKPDISERLAEDQDPKSLDFEHYSQISSAREKKIKSQSCNQLPAIGKDSQRSEVKYDAELRNSSASQTIDPPRGSQKSFTEKSNRHGQMKPVDSSGKSNKHSDALGNVRKSDEEGHFPDELPSSRSGKALRDNQRDDVHLKNKFPRNKRDGESAIRPSLPTEISDRKHGELDGSDKDPKTVSGLGIGSSPLDSQRIHVEKLPKGNGSVLQKQVSELELGELPEPLGEDTALKPVEEKTSFRQSNSKPSTSEKLGIDSDKRRSKKSDSKKSAPPHAINGIKELPGHVVEDSERSQKWALQSHGQNLTGTDTDIGSQNKNLEDAAYKSRQKDSRARVGSSVEGYGETNKKTPGTKHGSKRASTSRSSRESKRHASISISNSINGHKDASIPGDSVVREKRMTSFDEEDSSYLKYEKASPELKGPISDHLQYKAYVQEYTDKYDSYCSVNKILENHRNEFQKLGQDLGFAKGRDVERYNKIVEQIKESYSRYGERHKRLKKVFVVLHEELKQLKQRMRDYASSHGKD
- the LOC104746556 gene encoding dentin sialophosphoprotein-like isoform X1; this translates as MHGGSSKRGGGRGGGGGPSRNRNSFPPPTNRHPSPVGRMSSVGVGGSAAPRQRNNHTTTVVKAATSVPAVEETFSIVHKESPSAFGMIIRLTPDLVEEIKRVEAQGGAAKIKFDAFPNNSTGNIINVGGKEFKFTWSGERGDLCDIYEEHQSDEDGNGLLIEAGCAWRKLNVQRTLDESTTSHMKMRSVEAEQRAKSRKAIVLDPGNPSLKKQLALAEGSPWRMSNKQKKEPPPKKRKIDPPPVPIGGPKPSFKPGVSTPAVKNRLSASPGPSPINQYNTPPSYEIGNIAKTHAANENVTPVQTKGRENMLASEKEPSTWKNNALRDTSGCQATNVNKEIDLQTLLVDILKEAPMSLKALEKAVGNRIPNAGKKIELILKKIANFQAPRYFLKPEAELGSYKKHSPDSGSSPEHQQVLPITECNRDQLPVPGGNNMERFSVSERNGEGSLDCLPVHLAEQLSMQENVDIEHHSPGIFHEEKGSDNREGQARSSSDSDSDSDNSDSGSDSGSGSKSAAGSDSGSSSDSEASSNSKDGSDEDVDIMSEEPLLTIQSAERGAINLPGHGASTVEIEGHDSDAVDIDGHDSDAVDIDGHGSDAVDVEGNSSDEGHGSEADRKKFSDNNWRTETTTGASPTANEEVGISGQEHFASGHDKLRDRQNFIGQLFDDTENTTKDNFKNDKPDISERLAEDQDPKSLDFEHYSQISSAREKKIKSQSCNQLPAIGKDSQRSEVKYDAELRNSSASQTIDPPRGSQKSFTEKSNRHGQMKPVDSSGKSNKHSDALGNVRKSDEEGHFPDELPSSRSGKALRDNQRDDVHLKNKFPRNKRDGESAIRPSLPTEISDRKHGELDGSDKDPKTVSGLGIGSSPLDSQRIHVEKLPKGNGSVLQKQVSELELGELPEPLGEDTALKPVEEKTSFRQSNSKPSTSEKLGIDSDKRRSKKSDSKKSAPPHAINGIKELPGHVVEDSERSQKWALQSHGQNLTGTDTDIGSQNKNLEDAAYKSRQKDSRARVGSSVEGYGETNKKTPGTKHGSKRASTSRSSRESKRHASISISNSINGHKDASIPGDSVVREKRMTSFDEEDSSYLKYEKASPELKGPISDHLQYKAYVQEYTDKYDSYCSVNKILENHRNEFQKLGQDLGFAKGRDVERYNKIVEQIKESYSRYGERHKRLKKVFVVLHEELKQLKQRMRDYASSHGKD